The region CAGCATGCTGCGCCTGGTCATCTGCGCACCAGGGCGACCACGCGGCCCCGACTGCCGCCTCGATCTGCAAGAGCACCTGGTGCTGTCCTATCGGGCGTTCGTCAATGATGTACAGCTCTCCAGCTGGGATGGCCTGACCGGGGCCTATCCTTCGCGCTTGTTTGTATTGCCATTGGCGCAGGTGATCGACGAATACACCAAAACTGAACTGCGCAGCCTGGCGTCGGTACCGCTCAAATTGAGTCGCCCGGAAATCGAAGAAGTGGTTGAGCACGCGGCAGAGATGCATTGGAGCTACGACGGTGATTATTACTTCGTATCCAATAACTGCGCCGTGGAGACCTTGAAACTGCTGCGCAGCGGCAGTGACAACAGCCAACTAAAGGGCCTGGACAGTATCGTCCCCAATGGTTTGCTGGAGGTGCTCAAAGCCCGCAATCTGGCAGATACCAGTGTGCTGGATGATCCCCGCGAGGCACTGCGCCTGGGTTATCGCTTTGATTCGTACCGAGATCGCTACCAGGCGATGTTCGATGTCCTGAAAACCCGTTTGCCGATCAAGCAAACCTCGGTCGAAGACTGGATGGCCCTGAGCGCTGACGAGCGCCGCCCCTGGTTTGAAAAGGCCGACCTGCGCACCAGCGCCGCTCTGCTGCTGTTGGAGCAGGCCAGTTTTCGCAGACAGCTGCTATTGGCTCAGGATGAGGTCAAGCAGAAGTATCTGGGCGCCCGCGGACTCAAGGATGGGGGCATGGATAAAGCCAACAAAACCCTTCAGGAAATTCTCGCCAGCAGCGGCTACCTCAGCCGCCCGGCCGAATTGCTGGGCAGTAGCGGCTACGGCTTGCCGCAGGCCAAGGAATGGGCCTTGCTCGAGTCAGAAAGCAGCCAGCGCCAGCAGCAGCTACTACGCCTGACCGGTGATCTGGACAAAGAAGTGCGTACCCTCTTGGAACCCGCCCGCGCTGCAGAGATCGCCGCCACCGAAGCCAACACCAAGCAGATCGGCGAACACCTGCGGGCGCTCCACAAAGCGGCAGGCGGGTTACAGCTGCCGTAGCAAGGCGTTACGCCCCCGGCACAAAGTGCTTCTGCGCTGTGCCGTGGGCGATCAGCCGTGAGAGGTAGTTCATTTTCTCGGCATCCTGATC is a window of Pseudomonas taetrolens DNA encoding:
- a CDS encoding DUF7844 domain-containing protein yields the protein MRRLTCWLAACGLLLIGNSAQAALHLQLKTEGLSPAEQQASQALLDEAMQRLPPRFIEQLDRQILVGWTDDMPGNAYGQASLTSELDLNRKLLAGLVDGSAATQQTQRPHGTVRREMLATVLHELTHLYDRARLWPAAQRTLIQRCTRQAGSAGIIGLPDQCRGQTDRRFTLSDDPRLLDLAGWQQYVGRRGEREQDNHQVVRSPDLYEVSSPKEFVAVNMEYFLLDPAYACRRPALYRYYQQHFGWAPAAKDECPKGFAFLNAGNDFAKQPLGTVDPERVYAVDYLLAEANQEWASRWGHSMLRLVICAPGRPRGPDCRLDLQEHLVLSYRAFVNDVQLSSWDGLTGAYPSRLFVLPLAQVIDEYTKTELRSLASVPLKLSRPEIEEVVEHAAEMHWSYDGDYYFVSNNCAVETLKLLRSGSDNSQLKGLDSIVPNGLLEVLKARNLADTSVLDDPREALRLGYRFDSYRDRYQAMFDVLKTRLPIKQTSVEDWMALSADERRPWFEKADLRTSAALLLLEQASFRRQLLLAQDEVKQKYLGARGLKDGGMDKANKTLQEILASSGYLSRPAELLGSSGYGLPQAKEWALLESESSQRQQQLLRLTGDLDKEVRTLLEPARAAEIAATEANTKQIGEHLRALHKAAGGLQLP